Proteins encoded in a region of the Teredinibacter purpureus genome:
- a CDS encoding protein-glutamate methylesterase/protein-glutamine glutaminase, with the protein MPYKVLIVDDSSFFQHRLKEIISECPDLQVVGIASNGQEAIEKAASLNPDIISMDYEMPFLNGVSAVRAIMAERPVPIVMFSSMTYEGAKITLEALEAGAVDFIPKNFAEVSTNSAVLKKRLHEKLVTFASQANLAPVRSTDELAAQAAVRSQRAKEKTAALRERIAKKTELSRTTKGASSGGLKGKVKLVAIGASTGGPVALSDIITGLPSNFPTPVLVIQHMPENFTKAFSERLDKQSSVSVKEAENGDRLGPGKVFIAPGGKQMMLDRTGSTIKIIEGDDRVNYKPCVDITFASLANTFSGKILAVILTGMGSDGCEGARLLKNKGAAIWSQDQESCVVYGMPAAVAKANLSDEIVPLVDFLPRLTSEI; encoded by the coding sequence GTGCCCTACAAGGTGTTAATTGTTGATGACTCGAGTTTCTTTCAGCATCGTTTGAAAGAAATTATAAGTGAATGCCCCGATTTGCAAGTGGTGGGCATCGCATCAAATGGGCAGGAAGCTATAGAAAAGGCGGCCAGTCTAAACCCCGATATTATTTCAATGGATTATGAAATGCCGTTTTTAAACGGTGTTTCGGCCGTGCGCGCCATTATGGCGGAAAGGCCGGTTCCTATCGTAATGTTTTCGTCTATGACGTACGAGGGCGCAAAAATTACGTTAGAGGCTTTAGAAGCGGGTGCTGTCGACTTTATTCCCAAAAACTTTGCCGAAGTTTCTACCAATTCTGCTGTTCTAAAAAAACGCTTACACGAAAAACTTGTTACCTTTGCCAGTCAAGCTAATTTGGCGCCCGTACGTTCAACCGATGAATTGGCCGCACAAGCCGCTGTCCGCTCTCAAAGAGCAAAGGAAAAAACGGCGGCCTTACGTGAGCGAATCGCGAAAAAAACAGAGCTGTCTCGCACAACTAAAGGCGCGTCTTCAGGCGGCTTAAAGGGCAAGGTTAAATTGGTCGCAATTGGCGCTTCTACCGGCGGACCGGTTGCTTTATCCGACATTATCACAGGATTACCGAGTAATTTTCCAACGCCGGTATTGGTTATACAGCATATGCCCGAAAACTTTACCAAGGCATTTTCCGAGCGGTTAGATAAACAATCAAGCGTTTCGGTAAAAGAAGCTGAAAATGGCGATCGGCTGGGACCAGGAAAAGTTTTTATTGCGCCGGGTGGAAAACAAATGATGCTAGACCGAACCGGTAGCACTATAAAAATTATAGAAGGAGATGATCGTGTTAATTATAAGCCTTGCGTGGATATCACTTTCGCGTCTTTGGCCAACACCTTTAGCGGAAAAATTTTAGCCGTAATCCTTACGGGTATGGGTTCTGATGGTTGCGAAGGTGCGCGCTTGCTCAAAAACAAAGGCGCAGCAATTTGGTCTCAGGATCAAGAGTCCTGCGTGGT
- a CDS encoding chemotaxis protein CheA yields MAFGDDEDILQDFLVEAGEIIELLSEQLVDLEQRPDDKDLLNAIFRGFHTVKGGAGFLQLNAMVDCCHVTENLFDILRNGQRTVTAELMDVVLQALDAVNAQFAQVSAREELAPADPALIKALEKLVSGDDLVAEPAPEPEPVQNVEPPAPVTANGDIEISDDEFEGFLDAISDAPQAEVSASGSDEISEDEFESLLDQLHGSGKSPGKDAPPASSAEQPASSTDSDEITPDEFENLLDQLHGSGAAPGKTAEDDKKSDLITDDEFENLLDQLHGKGKAPDLSSSQTSSPTPTPTSSSSAPAPPPAAKKVEPPTPVAAPKPQASSSAEPPAPPKPTAAPKPREGTFQAAPAAETTVRVDTQRLDDIMNMVGELVLVRNRLVRLGVESADEVMQKAVANLDVVTADLQTSVMKTRMQPIKKVFGRFPRVVRDLARNLKKEINLELEGEETDLDKNLVEALADPLVHLVRNSVDHGIELPGIREEKGKPRVGKVILAAEQEGDHILLSITDDGGGMDPDKLREKAVEKGLLDHDAAARLTDNEAFNLIFAPGFSTKQEISDVSGRGVGMDVVKTKITQLNGSIEIDSKIDRGTCIRIKVPLTLAIMPTLMIMLGQQTFALPLVSVNEIFHMDLTQSNIVDGQECITIREKAIPIFHLKRWLVKKNISFDVPEEGHVVIVSVGTQRVGFVVDQLIGQEEVVIKPLGKMLHGTPGMAGATITGDGTIALILDVPSMLKRYAGNT; encoded by the coding sequence TGACGAAGATATCCTGCAGGACTTCCTTGTCGAAGCTGGAGAGATCATTGAGCTACTCTCAGAACAGTTAGTCGACCTAGAGCAGCGTCCTGATGACAAAGATTTACTGAACGCAATTTTTCGTGGTTTTCACACGGTAAAAGGTGGCGCAGGATTTTTGCAACTCAACGCAATGGTTGACTGCTGTCATGTAACCGAAAATCTCTTCGACATATTGCGTAACGGTCAGCGCACGGTAACAGCGGAATTAATGGATGTTGTACTACAAGCATTAGACGCCGTGAATGCGCAGTTTGCGCAGGTATCTGCACGAGAAGAATTGGCGCCTGCCGACCCTGCACTTATTAAGGCGCTCGAAAAACTCGTGTCAGGTGACGATTTAGTAGCAGAGCCTGCACCTGAGCCTGAGCCCGTGCAGAATGTGGAGCCTCCCGCTCCAGTAACCGCGAACGGCGACATAGAAATATCCGACGATGAATTTGAAGGCTTTCTGGATGCTATAAGTGATGCACCGCAGGCTGAGGTAAGTGCTAGCGGCAGTGATGAAATTTCAGAAGACGAATTTGAGTCTTTGTTAGATCAACTTCATGGTAGCGGCAAAAGCCCCGGTAAGGACGCACCTCCGGCTTCTTCTGCAGAACAACCGGCCTCGTCTACAGATAGCGACGAAATAACGCCGGATGAATTCGAAAATTTACTCGATCAACTTCATGGATCCGGCGCGGCGCCAGGAAAAACCGCCGAGGACGATAAAAAATCTGACTTAATTACAGACGATGAGTTTGAAAATCTACTCGATCAACTGCATGGCAAAGGCAAGGCGCCCGATCTATCGTCCTCCCAAACCTCGTCGCCAACGCCTACTCCTACTTCTAGCAGTAGTGCTCCCGCGCCCCCACCGGCGGCTAAAAAAGTAGAGCCACCGACTCCAGTGGCGGCTCCGAAACCCCAAGCGAGTTCCAGCGCAGAACCTCCAGCGCCTCCGAAACCTACTGCAGCACCTAAGCCTCGTGAGGGAACGTTTCAAGCGGCGCCTGCGGCAGAAACAACAGTGCGAGTTGATACCCAGCGGTTAGACGACATCATGAATATGGTGGGAGAGCTGGTGTTGGTGCGTAATCGTCTTGTTCGATTGGGCGTAGAATCTGCAGATGAAGTCATGCAAAAAGCGGTAGCCAATCTCGATGTTGTGACCGCCGACCTCCAAACGTCGGTCATGAAAACCCGCATGCAGCCCATAAAAAAGGTGTTTGGCCGCTTCCCGCGTGTGGTAAGAGACCTTGCTCGCAATCTTAAAAAAGAAATCAATTTGGAACTGGAGGGCGAAGAAACGGATCTCGATAAAAATTTAGTTGAGGCTTTGGCCGACCCACTGGTTCACTTGGTGCGAAATTCAGTTGACCATGGTATTGAACTACCCGGCATTCGAGAGGAAAAAGGTAAACCTCGAGTGGGTAAAGTAATTTTGGCTGCCGAGCAAGAAGGTGATCATATCCTACTGTCGATTACCGATGACGGCGGCGGAATGGACCCGGATAAACTGCGAGAAAAAGCGGTGGAAAAAGGGTTGTTAGATCATGATGCCGCTGCACGTCTTACGGATAACGAAGCCTTTAACCTAATTTTTGCCCCGGGGTTTTCAACCAAGCAGGAAATCTCCGATGTGTCCGGTCGTGGCGTAGGTATGGACGTGGTGAAAACAAAAATCACCCAGCTAAATGGCTCCATTGAAATTGATTCAAAAATTGATCGAGGTACGTGCATTCGCATTAAGGTTCCTCTTACTTTAGCGATTATGCCAACGCTTATGATTATGCTTGGCCAACAAACCTTTGCGTTGCCGTTAGTAAGCGTTAACGAAATATTCCACATGGATCTAACCCAGAGCAATATTGTTGATGGCCAGGAATGCATCACTATTCGAGAAAAGGCCATTCCAATATTTCATTTAAAGCGATGGTTAGTAAAGAAAAATATATCGTTCGATGTTCCAGAAGAGGGCCATGTTGTGATTGTGTCGGTCGGTACACAGCGAGTGGGATTTGTGGTCGATCAGCTTATTGGGCAGGAGGAGGTGGTGATAAAACCTCTGGGTAAAATGCTACACGGCACACCCGGAATGGCTGGCGCCACTATTACAGGGGACGGTACGATCGCGCTAATACTGGATGTGCCCAGCATGCTTAAACGCTATGCAGGCAATACGTAG